A portion of the Paenibacillus marchantiae genome contains these proteins:
- a CDS encoding LCP family protein → MTSRTKDKKKKRRKGLYITLVSLVVLLIGGYLFRQQLAVAAFDLFLAGSVEDQLSRSYVPQEGNNTPDPTVYRKEPFSVLLLGSDKRAYEKTRGRSDTVIYAVVRPKESRVLLVSIPRDTYVQIVGRDANKDGEDDYDKLAHAYAFGGENMSINTVEKFLDADVGYYATINFDGIKKVVDALGGVKLPIDEDIVNKNPEHVQFTIEGGKPIYDGQEALYYVRYREDSDFNRTKRQQIFLNAMANEMLNLNAISKIPELIQIMGDSFQTDMQPSFIIDLAKQVLTQEKPQISSFTILGEGMRKNGIYYGKADEKDVQYAKELINNWMDESTPAGEVMIPDRQKIE, encoded by the coding sequence ATGACAAGCAGAACTAAAGATAAGAAGAAGAAAAGAAGAAAAGGTCTATATATAACGCTCGTATCGCTCGTTGTTTTGTTAATCGGGGGCTATTTGTTTCGTCAGCAGCTTGCTGTAGCGGCCTTCGATCTGTTTCTCGCTGGTTCAGTTGAAGACCAATTGTCTCGTTCCTATGTCCCTCAGGAGGGCAACAATACGCCTGACCCAACAGTATATCGCAAAGAACCGTTCTCGGTATTGCTGCTAGGCTCAGACAAACGTGCCTATGAGAAAACACGTGGGCGCTCAGACACGGTTATCTATGCCGTTGTTCGTCCGAAAGAATCCCGCGTACTCCTGGTATCCATACCTCGTGACACCTATGTGCAGATTGTTGGACGTGATGCCAACAAGGATGGTGAGGATGATTATGACAAGCTCGCGCATGCCTACGCCTTCGGTGGGGAGAATATGTCTATCAATACGGTGGAGAAATTTCTCGATGCGGATGTAGGTTATTATGCAACGATTAACTTTGACGGGATCAAAAAAGTCGTTGATGCACTTGGTGGCGTGAAGCTGCCGATTGATGAGGACATAGTGAACAAGAACCCGGAACATGTGCAGTTCACAATAGAAGGCGGTAAGCCGATCTATGACGGGCAGGAAGCACTTTACTATGTAAGATACCGTGAGGATAGCGATTTTAATCGCACCAAGCGGCAGCAGATTTTCCTGAATGCCATGGCGAATGAGATGCTTAATCTGAACGCCATCAGCAAAATTCCAGAATTGATTCAGATTATGGGAGACAGTTTCCAGACGGATATGCAGCCTTCATTCATTATTGATCTGGCCAAACAGGTACTGACTCAGGAAAAACCGCAAATCTCAAGCTTCACTATTTTGGGCGAAGGAATGCGGAAAAACGGAATTTATTATGGCAAGGCAGATGAGAAAGACGTCCAATATGCCAAAGAGCTGATTAACAACTGGATGGATGAGTCGACCCCAGCCGGTGAAGTGATGATTCCTGACCGGCAGAAGATCGAATAA
- a CDS encoding MFS transporter — MQKQMKWPLILFAIGVFMAALDNGIITSSLTTLNASFGVSPTWGAWTITLYTLGLAVSVPIAGKLSDRYGRKKLFLIEVALFGIGSLLVALSTSFTFFLIARVVQALGGGGIFIIASSYVLSKFPAERQGTALGLLGGMNGVAAILGPNIGAFILDITGNWHWLFLINVPIAILLFIAGIRYIHEEQELSRKAVDWSGIAVMTLGVLSLMYSFSNLDGVNMLQSLGSPMFYGFFLAGVVILVLFYFLEKRLEGSQREPVVSTQLLGIASFRWTLLIAFFSGAILASVIFIPGFVEQYLGVSNTASGYWFTPLALASGIGAGGGGYLVDRKGPIWTLSVAGLLSAIGFLLFPLWVEHIWQFVIASVLVGIGFGMMLGAPVNVLVTEQAGENNKGIAVATSSLFRQMAMAIAPTIFAGFLARAFSNLGSNIQQGLTDQGIQVPPEALQQYASGGGAASGSDISSLTEGLSQIPDPGIRDVLLQALHQTIGEGYSGLFWSAVIFSVLTLVAAFITGRQRHKEKRNRVETASTNGMDGHST; from the coding sequence ATGCAAAAACAAATGAAATGGCCGCTTATCCTATTTGCTATCGGGGTGTTTATGGCTGCGCTGGATAACGGGATTATTACGTCGTCCCTGACGACTTTAAATGCGTCATTTGGCGTGTCGCCGACGTGGGGAGCATGGACAATCACGCTTTATACGCTCGGACTTGCGGTGAGTGTGCCGATTGCGGGTAAGCTCTCCGACCGTTATGGACGCAAGAAGCTGTTTCTGATTGAAGTGGCTTTGTTCGGAATTGGGTCTTTACTCGTTGCACTAAGCACATCGTTTACGTTTTTCCTGATTGCTCGTGTCGTCCAGGCGTTGGGTGGTGGCGGGATCTTTATCATTGCGAGCTCTTATGTATTAAGCAAGTTCCCAGCGGAGCGTCAGGGCACAGCCTTGGGTCTTCTGGGAGGTATGAACGGGGTTGCGGCGATTCTAGGGCCGAATATCGGTGCTTTTATCCTCGACATTACGGGGAATTGGCATTGGTTGTTCTTAATCAATGTACCGATCGCCATTTTGCTGTTTATTGCAGGCATCCGTTATATTCATGAAGAACAGGAGCTGAGCCGTAAGGCGGTGGACTGGAGTGGTATCGCGGTCATGACGCTCGGTGTGCTCAGTCTGATGTACAGCTTTAGCAATCTGGATGGCGTAAATATGCTGCAAAGTCTTGGCTCACCGATGTTCTATGGCTTCTTCCTGGCAGGTGTGGTCATTCTGGTTCTCTTCTACTTTCTTGAAAAAAGGCTGGAAGGATCACAACGTGAACCTGTTGTATCTACACAGCTTCTGGGCATTGCGTCCTTTCGTTGGACGCTGCTGATTGCCTTTTTCTCAGGAGCCATTCTAGCATCCGTGATCTTCATTCCAGGTTTTGTTGAGCAATACCTCGGGGTATCCAACACAGCCTCCGGCTACTGGTTTACACCGCTTGCTCTGGCTTCAGGCATTGGTGCAGGTGGTGGCGGTTATCTGGTTGACCGCAAAGGGCCAATCTGGACGTTATCTGTAGCCGGATTGCTGTCGGCTATCGGCTTCCTGCTCTTCCCGCTGTGGGTAGAGCATATCTGGCAATTCGTGATTGCGAGTGTACTTGTGGGGATTGGCTTCGGTATGATGCTGGGAGCTCCAGTGAACGTGCTCGTTACTGAGCAAGCGGGTGAGAACAACAAGGGCATTGCGGTAGCGACCAGTTCCTTGTTCCGTCAGATGGCTATGGCGATCGCGCCAACCATTTTTGCCGGTTTCCTGGCTCGTGCCTTCTCCAACCTGGGCTCCAATATTCAGCAGGGTCTCACAGATCAGGGCATTCAGGTGCCGCCCGAAGCGCTTCAACAATATGCGTCTGGCGGCGGTGCAGCTTCAGGAAGCGATATTTCCAGCTTAACAGAAGGACTATCCCAAATTCCTGATCCGGGCATTCGAGATGTGTTGCTACAGGCTCTTCATCAGACAATCGGCGAGGGTTATAGTGGACTGTTCTGGTCTGCGGTTATTTTCAGTGTACTCACGCTGGTCGCTGCGTTTATTACAGGGCGACAGCGTCATAAAGAGAAGAGGAATCGGGTGGAGACAGCATCAACAAATGGAATGGATGGACATTCCACATGA
- a CDS encoding S9 family peptidase yields the protein MSKKVYALTLTMAMSIALIQPAVQAAESVKPTATVAESIASKATQTLQKLGYIDGTTDGMKESQTPITRAQAAIILQRVLKLDAPASLTGFADVLAKDEAAPAIYALKQSGLIQGQAKGYAPDAPLTRAQMASLFTRAFELKDNGIQVVYSDMAQIPKVHTEDAIRLKQHFIIEGSAFNAKNSVTHGEFADALYLALGLDVQSEDLTPLEDFFKQPAQAGFQMSPDGKHLAYMEPWNNRMNIVVKQNGQDKSVRITSETERNIAGFVWATKDKLLYVKDEAGDENYHIYVTDIDGKNSKDLTPYPNTRAILVDSLENIPDEILVGMNKRDPRIFDVYRINIKTGEAVLAAENPGNITGWLTDHEGKIRVAISNDGNVSSLMYRESEDKPFENLMTTKLGETFAPVMFTYDNKNIYAVSNLERDKTAIVEYSPSSKKVTKTIYENKDVDVSSFVPSKEKGTILAAVYETDKVNYEYFDNDFKKLMQDIQAKVPGKEVSISNISEEGQVLFVAYSDKSMGTYYFYDSKTGKLDKLADAAPWIDESKMSDVKPITYKSRDGLTLHGYLTLPQGAEASKLPLVVVPHGGPWARDSWGFNPEIQFLASRGYAVLQVNFRGSTGYGKEFLDAGNKEWGKAMQDDLTDGVNWLVEEGTVDTKRVAIYGGSYGGYAALAGLAFTPEVYAAGISYVGPSNLFTLLDSLPPYWESERNMFYERMGDPEKDKELLTAVSPLFHIDQMKAPLFVVQGANDPRVKQAESDQIVEALRKRGVDVPYMLKANEGHGFGNVENQLDLYRAIEKFLNRHLMQQ from the coding sequence GTGAGTAAAAAAGTATATGCTCTCACGCTTACCATGGCGATGTCAATCGCTCTGATTCAACCAGCGGTCCAGGCAGCAGAATCGGTGAAGCCTACGGCGACAGTCGCTGAATCCATTGCTTCGAAGGCAACACAGACACTACAGAAACTGGGATACATAGATGGCACAACAGATGGAATGAAAGAGTCACAAACGCCAATTACTCGTGCTCAGGCCGCAATCATCCTGCAGCGTGTACTTAAACTGGATGCTCCAGCGTCTCTTACAGGTTTTGCAGATGTATTAGCTAAGGATGAAGCTGCTCCTGCCATTTACGCACTGAAGCAAAGTGGTCTTATTCAAGGGCAAGCCAAAGGATATGCACCAGATGCACCTCTCACAAGAGCACAGATGGCATCGTTGTTTACTCGGGCATTTGAACTAAAGGATAATGGCATTCAGGTTGTATACAGTGATATGGCGCAAATTCCGAAGGTACATACGGAGGATGCGATTCGTCTGAAGCAGCATTTTATTATTGAAGGCAGTGCGTTTAACGCCAAAAATTCAGTGACCCATGGTGAGTTTGCTGATGCGCTGTACCTCGCTCTTGGACTTGATGTGCAGTCAGAAGATCTAACACCTCTGGAAGACTTCTTCAAACAGCCGGCTCAAGCAGGATTCCAGATGTCTCCGGATGGTAAACATCTGGCTTACATGGAGCCTTGGAACAACCGAATGAATATCGTGGTGAAACAGAATGGTCAGGACAAGTCGGTACGTATCACGAGTGAGACAGAACGCAATATAGCGGGATTTGTATGGGCGACAAAGGATAAGCTGTTGTATGTAAAGGATGAAGCAGGGGATGAGAACTATCATATTTATGTAACGGATATTGATGGTAAGAACAGCAAGGATCTGACGCCATACCCGAATACAAGAGCGATCCTGGTAGACTCCCTGGAGAATATTCCGGATGAAATTCTAGTAGGTATGAACAAACGTGATCCACGGATCTTTGACGTGTACCGGATTAACATCAAGACTGGTGAGGCTGTGCTTGCTGCAGAGAACCCGGGCAATATTACGGGCTGGCTTACGGACCATGAGGGTAAAATCCGTGTGGCCATATCGAATGATGGTAATGTCTCTTCGTTAATGTATCGTGAATCGGAAGATAAACCATTTGAGAATTTGATGACCACCAAGCTCGGAGAAACATTTGCTCCAGTGATGTTCACGTATGATAACAAAAACATCTATGCTGTATCCAATTTAGAGCGGGATAAAACAGCGATTGTCGAATATAGCCCAAGCAGCAAAAAAGTAACGAAAACCATCTATGAAAACAAGGATGTGGATGTATCCAGTTTCGTTCCTTCTAAAGAAAAAGGCACAATCCTTGCAGCTGTCTATGAGACGGACAAGGTTAACTATGAATACTTCGACAATGATTTCAAAAAGTTGATGCAGGATATCCAGGCGAAAGTTCCGGGTAAAGAAGTAAGCATTTCAAACATAAGTGAAGAAGGTCAGGTTCTGTTCGTTGCGTATAGCGACAAATCCATGGGTACGTATTACTTCTACGATTCCAAGACAGGTAAGCTGGATAAATTAGCTGACGCCGCACCTTGGATTGATGAGAGTAAAATGTCGGATGTAAAACCCATTACGTACAAGTCGCGTGATGGTTTAACCCTTCATGGTTATCTGACGCTCCCACAAGGAGCCGAGGCTTCCAAATTGCCACTGGTTGTTGTTCCGCATGGTGGACCATGGGCCCGAGACTCATGGGGCTTCAATCCCGAAATTCAATTTCTCGCAAGCCGTGGTTATGCCGTACTACAGGTGAATTTCCGTGGCTCTACTGGATACGGTAAGGAATTCCTGGATGCGGGCAACAAAGAGTGGGGTAAAGCGATGCAGGACGATCTCACAGACGGCGTAAATTGGCTGGTTGAAGAGGGAACGGTTGATACGAAGCGTGTAGCTATCTACGGTGGATCTTATGGTGGATATGCAGCTCTGGCAGGACTGGCATTCACACCAGAAGTCTATGCAGCAGGAATTAGCTATGTTGGACCATCCAATCTGTTCACGCTGCTGGATTCACTGCCACCTTACTGGGAGTCGGAGCGCAACATGTTCTATGAACGTATGGGTGATCCGGAGAAAGACAAGGAGCTGCTGACAGCTGTCTCACCACTGTTCCATATTGATCAGATGAAAGCCCCCTTGTTCGTGGTCCAGGGCGCAAATGATCCGCGTGTGAAACAGGCTGAGTCTGATCAGATCGTGGAGGCTCTGCGCAAACGTGGAGTAGATGTGCCATATATGTTAAAAGCCAATGAGGGACATGGCTTCGGCAATGTTGAAAATCAATTGGATTTGTATCGTGCAATTGAGAAATTCCTGAATCGCCACTTGATGCAGCAATAG
- a CDS encoding D-alanyl-D-alanine carboxypeptidase family protein, which produces MKKWWIRAGMLLALLVIIYLGVKPDMLVGKPGIKAESAVLMDMNSEQILINFNGSEEIATAGISKLMTELLVMEAVINGELRWDDPVNISLYASSVGGSHLGLKQGEQFTVQELFQIVAVYSANDAAIALAEHISGTEQTFAQKMNQKATEIGLSDKTVFTNATGLSEKLLGPSHPKEIQGQTVMTAVDACKLARYLLNNYPEILRVSSQMQVSMHQKGMYMSNTNWMLSSIGGPYAYDGNDGLKTGYDEDSGYHFVGTAERNGKRLISVVLGSDSREGRFIETRKLFNYGFSGSK; this is translated from the coding sequence ATGAAAAAATGGTGGATACGGGCAGGAATGCTGCTGGCTCTACTGGTTATTATATATTTGGGTGTAAAACCGGACATGCTGGTGGGCAAACCGGGGATTAAGGCTGAATCGGCTGTATTAATGGATATGAACTCTGAGCAGATTCTAATCAACTTTAACGGTTCCGAAGAAATTGCAACGGCAGGGATTAGCAAATTGATGACAGAACTACTTGTAATGGAGGCTGTGATCAACGGAGAGTTGCGTTGGGACGACCCTGTTAATATAAGCTTGTATGCAAGCTCAGTAGGTGGCAGCCACCTGGGTTTGAAACAAGGGGAGCAATTCACTGTGCAGGAGCTATTCCAGATTGTAGCCGTCTATTCCGCGAATGATGCCGCTATTGCTCTGGCTGAACATATCAGTGGGACAGAGCAGACTTTTGCACAAAAGATGAATCAGAAGGCAACAGAGATCGGATTGTCTGACAAGACGGTGTTTACGAATGCAACAGGTTTAAGTGAAAAACTACTTGGTCCGAGTCATCCGAAGGAAATACAAGGGCAGACCGTAATGACCGCCGTAGATGCATGCAAGCTTGCACGTTATCTGCTGAATAACTACCCCGAAATATTGAGAGTTTCCAGCCAAATGCAGGTGTCGATGCACCAAAAAGGAATGTACATGAGCAACACCAACTGGATGCTGTCCTCTATTGGCGGACCCTATGCTTACGATGGAAACGATGGATTGAAGACCGGATATGATGAGGATTCTGGCTATCACTTCGTTGGAACGGCTGAGCGAAATGGCAAGCGACTGATCTCCGTTGTACTGGGTTCGGATAGTCGTGAGGGACGTTTTATCGAGACACGAAAGCTATTCAATTATGGATTTTCCGGTTCAAAGTAA
- a CDS encoding oligopeptide ABC transporter substrate-binding protein, translated as MKKGLFSRGLFFTMMLVFVLALAACSEKEAATPTPSTNTGEKKTEEKPTKEEGVYSIEDFNNVKTNEGTAIEGGSITYGLVSDTAFEGTLNFNFYSGNPDAMVLQWFDEGLLTWDKDYVYTNDGAATYETSEDGKTFTLTIRDNVNWHDGKPVTAEDLQFAYEVIGNKAYDGPRYDSNFTSVVGMDDYHAGKAKTISGIKVLSEKQISITYKESTPSLLTGGVWTYPLAKHIFGDMDVAKMSSSKEVREKPIGFGAFKVETITPGESVTFVKNDDYWRGAPKLDKVTLKVINPTTVVQELKSGGVDLVDSFPTDQYKDNANMSNVEFLGAIDRAYTYIGFKLGTWDADNGKVVTNAEAKMGDKNLRKAMWMAVDNDQVGKRFYNGLRWNATTLIPPSHPEFHDSNNPGVAYDPEAAKKLLDEAGYKLDGEFRTKPDGSPLEINFVSMTGGDTAEPLARYYVQSWAAIGLKVNLEMVEFNNFYDRVGNTGKDDPNIDVYQAAWGVGIDVDPAGLYGRDALYNFSRFSSEENDKLLAQGVSAEAFDVDKRKEIYNQWQQYMVDEVPVFPTLYRAVVAPVNKRVMNYAIGDGTGLYLNDIQVNADKAVVAE; from the coding sequence ATGAAAAAGGGATTATTTTCACGGGGACTATTTTTCACGATGATGTTGGTCTTCGTACTTGCGCTTGCGGCGTGCTCGGAGAAAGAGGCGGCAACACCAACGCCTTCTACGAACACAGGGGAAAAGAAAACAGAGGAGAAGCCTACTAAAGAAGAGGGCGTTTACTCTATCGAAGATTTCAACAACGTCAAAACGAATGAAGGCACTGCAATTGAGGGTGGGTCCATCACATATGGACTGGTATCCGATACTGCGTTTGAAGGAACATTGAATTTTAACTTCTACTCCGGTAATCCGGATGCAATGGTTCTGCAATGGTTTGACGAAGGTTTGCTGACTTGGGACAAAGACTATGTATATACCAACGATGGTGCAGCAACGTATGAAACATCGGAAGATGGCAAAACGTTCACACTGACCATTCGTGATAATGTAAACTGGCATGATGGCAAGCCTGTAACGGCTGAAGATTTGCAGTTTGCTTATGAAGTTATCGGTAACAAGGCTTATGATGGTCCACGTTATGATTCCAACTTTACAAGTGTAGTAGGTATGGATGATTATCACGCTGGAAAAGCAAAAACGATCTCTGGGATCAAGGTTCTTAGCGAAAAACAAATCAGCATTACGTACAAGGAATCTACACCTTCCTTGCTGACAGGTGGCGTGTGGACATATCCACTGGCTAAACATATCTTCGGTGATATGGATGTAGCGAAAATGTCTTCTTCCAAAGAAGTACGTGAAAAACCAATCGGTTTTGGTGCATTTAAAGTGGAAACAATCACTCCAGGTGAGTCTGTAACTTTCGTTAAAAACGATGACTACTGGCGTGGAGCTCCAAAACTGGACAAAGTGACTTTGAAAGTAATCAACCCAACAACGGTTGTTCAAGAATTGAAATCTGGCGGGGTAGACCTCGTGGATTCATTCCCGACAGATCAATATAAAGACAATGCCAATATGTCCAACGTTGAATTCCTGGGTGCAATCGATCGTGCTTACACCTATATCGGTTTCAAACTGGGCACATGGGATGCTGACAACGGCAAAGTTGTAACAAATGCTGAAGCAAAAATGGGAGATAAGAATCTGCGTAAAGCCATGTGGATGGCTGTAGATAACGATCAAGTGGGCAAACGTTTCTATAACGGTCTGCGTTGGAATGCAACAACATTGATTCCGCCGTCTCACCCAGAATTCCATGATTCTAACAATCCGGGTGTTGCATATGACCCAGAAGCAGCGAAAAAATTGTTGGATGAAGCAGGTTACAAACTGGATGGTGAATTCCGTACGAAACCGGACGGTTCCCCACTTGAAATTAACTTTGTATCGATGACAGGTGGCGACACAGCTGAACCACTGGCACGTTACTATGTTCAATCGTGGGCAGCAATCGGTCTGAAAGTAAACCTGGAAATGGTTGAGTTCAACAATTTCTATGACCGTGTAGGTAACACAGGTAAAGATGATCCAAATATTGATGTATATCAAGCTGCTTGGGGCGTAGGTATTGACGTAGATCCAGCAGGTCTGTATGGCCGTGATGCACTGTATAACTTCTCCAGATTCTCTAGCGAAGAAAATGACAAATTGCTCGCACAAGGTGTATCTGCTGAAGCGTTTGATGTAGACAAGCGTAAAGAGATCTACAACCAATGGCAGCAGTACATGGTTGATGAAGTTCCTGTATTCCCGACATTGTACCGTGCTGTTGTAGCACCGGTTAACAAACGTGTAATGAACTATGCGATTGGTGACGGAACAGGTTTATATCTGAATGACATTCAAGTTAATGCAGATAAAGCGGTTGTAGCAGAGTAA
- a CDS encoding ABC transporter permease → MSKANDVVITSQKIDKSPSSLSILWRELVRDKVALISLIFLGLVILLVYGTSLILDQAEIVKVDLFALYEPPSAQYWLGTDYGGRDVFGQLIIGTRNSLTIGIIVTLMTGCIGILVGLLSGYFGGMIDNLFMRVVDFFMILPMLMIVIAFVTAVPKYNIVSFSLIMTAFLWMGIARLIRSKALQERELDYVKASKTLGSSHLKIMLSQVLPNLSSIIIVTMTLNLAANIGLESGLSFLGFGFPESTPSLGTLVSYARNPQTLEYRWWIWLPASVLILVLMLSINNVGQALKRATDARQRRG, encoded by the coding sequence ATGAGCAAGGCCAATGATGTCGTTATAACTTCACAGAAAATTGATAAGAGCCCCTCCAGCTTGAGTATCTTGTGGCGGGAGCTTGTCAGAGATAAGGTGGCACTAATCTCGCTCATATTTTTGGGACTGGTCATACTGCTGGTCTATGGTACTTCTTTGATCCTGGATCAAGCTGAAATTGTTAAGGTAGATTTATTTGCTTTGTATGAGCCGCCTTCCGCGCAGTATTGGCTGGGAACTGATTACGGTGGTCGTGATGTTTTCGGACAACTGATCATCGGTACACGTAACTCTCTAACCATTGGTATTATCGTCACTTTAATGACTGGTTGTATAGGTATCCTGGTTGGTCTGTTATCCGGTTACTTCGGTGGAATGATCGATAACTTGTTTATGCGCGTTGTTGATTTCTTCATGATTCTTCCGATGCTGATGATTGTAATCGCGTTTGTTACTGCAGTACCCAAATATAATATTGTATCTTTCTCATTAATCATGACAGCTTTTCTCTGGATGGGGATTGCCAGGTTGATCCGCTCCAAAGCATTACAGGAACGGGAACTGGACTATGTAAAAGCTTCAAAAACATTAGGTTCGTCCCATCTGAAGATTATGCTCTCACAGGTACTTCCTAATCTTAGCTCCATCATCATCGTAACGATGACGTTGAATCTCGCTGCCAACATTGGCCTCGAATCGGGTCTGTCCTTCTTGGGATTTGGATTCCCGGAAAGTACACCCAGTCTTGGAACACTCGTAAGCTATGCTCGTAATCCGCAAACACTGGAATACAGATGGTGGATATGGCTACCTGCGTCAGTACTTATTCTGGTATTGATGTTGAGTATAAATAATGTCGGACAGGCCCTGAAGCGTGCGACTGATGCAAGACAAAGAAGAGGTTAA
- the opp4B gene encoding oligopeptide ABC transporter permease: MWKTIVRRIIIMIPQIFLLSLLVFLMAKAMPGDALTGLLDPSIDPKALDEQRERLGLNNPWYVQYWDWIKNAVQGDFGQSFRFKMPVSDLIGQRVANTFWLALATLVFTYLIAIPLGIISGRYNDTWSDRLITGYTYLGFAAPLFIFALVMLWIFGFHFGWFPTGGSVEPGLTPGTFSYITSKFYHLLLPSLSMALIATVSTVQYLRSEIIDIKHKEFVLTARAKGASESRIYNRHILRNSLLPIAAFFGYEITGLIGGTIFIESIFSYPGMGQLFLNSISLRDFSVVTALVLLYGIATILGSLLSDIILGIVDPRIRIK, translated from the coding sequence ATGTGGAAAACGATAGTACGCAGAATTATCATTATGATCCCTCAGATCTTTTTGCTTAGCCTGTTGGTCTTTCTGATGGCCAAGGCGATGCCTGGGGATGCACTTACCGGATTACTCGATCCGAGTATTGATCCAAAAGCGCTGGATGAACAGCGGGAACGACTGGGATTAAACAATCCATGGTATGTACAGTATTGGGATTGGATCAAAAATGCTGTACAAGGCGATTTCGGACAATCTTTCCGGTTCAAAATGCCAGTATCTGATTTGATTGGTCAGCGTGTAGCCAATACGTTCTGGCTTGCACTGGCGACACTCGTGTTTACTTATCTGATTGCCATTCCACTTGGCATTATCAGTGGTCGTTACAACGATACCTGGTCTGATCGGTTGATCACAGGTTACACCTATTTGGGCTTTGCAGCCCCGTTGTTTATCTTCGCACTGGTGATGTTATGGATCTTTGGATTCCATTTTGGCTGGTTCCCAACCGGGGGAAGCGTGGAACCTGGACTTACACCAGGTACATTCAGCTATATAACAAGCAAATTCTATCATTTGTTATTACCGTCACTATCCATGGCATTAATTGCAACGGTATCTACCGTCCAATACTTGCGTAGTGAAATTATCGATATCAAGCATAAGGAATTCGTTCTTACTGCGAGAGCCAAGGGCGCCTCGGAATCTCGGATCTACAACAGACATATTTTAAGAAACTCCCTGTTGCCGATCGCCGCATTTTTCGGTTATGAGATTACGGGACTTATCGGAGGTACCATCTTCATTGAGAGCATATTCAGTTATCCAGGTATGGGACAGTTGTTCCTGAATTCTATTTCTCTTCGGGATTTCAGTGTAGTAACTGCACTCGTCTTGTTATATGGCATAGCTACAATCCTAGGATCGTTGCTGTCTGACATTATTCTGGGTATTGTTGATCCGCGTATACGGATCAAGTAA
- a CDS encoding ABC transporter ATP-binding protein: MALLEVEGLKIHFPIRGGLIKREIGNIKAVDDVSFSIEQGQTYGLVGESGSGKTTTGRAVIGLNHVTAGKILFDGRDLATERRKDRQLQRDVQMIFQDPYSSLNPKKRVIDIIAEPLRNYERLTATEEKRQVRDLLEKVGLSPESIYKYPHEFSGGQRQRIGIARAIALKPKLIIADEPVSALDVSVQAQVLNFMQEIQKELNLTYLFISHDLGIIRHMCDQIGIMYKGRYVEQGTTDDIFENPQHIYTKRLIAAIPDMDPTKREEMVAFRQQVKSEYENSYRNFFDEEGLAYSLQSISDTHRVALPQKG; encoded by the coding sequence ATGGCATTACTCGAAGTAGAAGGACTAAAAATTCACTTTCCGATTCGCGGAGGGTTGATCAAGCGTGAAATTGGTAACATCAAAGCGGTTGATGATGTGAGCTTCTCCATTGAGCAGGGTCAAACGTACGGCCTTGTAGGTGAGTCAGGCTCAGGCAAAACGACTACGGGTAGAGCCGTTATTGGCTTAAACCATGTGACGGCCGGGAAAATTCTTTTCGATGGAAGAGATCTGGCTACAGAGCGGCGGAAAGATAGACAACTGCAGCGTGATGTGCAGATGATCTTTCAGGATCCGTACTCTTCGTTAAATCCCAAGAAGCGTGTTATCGACATCATTGCTGAGCCACTCCGTAATTATGAACGGCTGACAGCTACGGAAGAGAAACGCCAGGTCCGAGACCTTCTGGAGAAGGTTGGATTGAGTCCCGAATCGATCTATAAGTATCCTCATGAGTTTTCCGGGGGGCAGCGGCAACGGATTGGCATCGCTCGTGCGATTGCATTGAAGCCGAAGCTAATCATCGCAGATGAGCCAGTATCTGCGCTCGATGTATCTGTACAAGCCCAGGTGCTCAACTTCATGCAGGAAATTCAAAAAGAGCTGAATCTGACCTACCTGTTCATCAGTCACGATCTCGGCATTATCCGTCATATGTGTGATCAGATCGGAATTATGTATAAAGGTCGATATGTGGAGCAAGGCACAACGGATGATATTTTTGAGAATCCACAACATATCTATACCAAGCGTTTAATTGCAGCCATTCCGGATATGGACCCAACCAAACGTGAAGAAATGGTAGCCTTCCGTCAGCAGGTCAAATCCGAGTATGAAAATTCATACCGAAATTTCTTTGATGAGGAAGGGCTGGCATACTCGCTCCAATCCATTTCCGATACTCACCGAGTAGCTCTACCTCAGAAAGGTTGA